ATATTGGTGGGTTTAGATTGTTTGTAACTCAAGCTAGTTTAGAATATATTGATGATAAAACTGTTTTACAACCATCAGGTACAATGCCTCATGCATTAATTCAAGCTTTTAATGGAGATACTTTAAAAGCAGCTGATGCCTTTTATAAAACTTATCCAAATAATAACTTAGTTGTTTTAATTGATTATGATAATGATTGTGTTAATATGGCAACTAAAATTGGAAAACATTTTAAAGAAAAATTATATGCAGTTAGATTAGATACTTCTGAAAATTTAGTTGATAAATTTTTTATAAATAACAAAGATTATATTAATCAAACTAATTTAAATGGAGTAAGTGAGCAATTAGTTAGAGAAGTTAGAAAAGCATTAGATAATGTTGGATGTAATCATACAAAAATTATTGTTTCATCAAGTTTTTCAGCAAACAAAATTAAAGAATTTGAAAGTAAAAATGTTCCAGTAGATATTTATGGAGTTGGATCTGCTTTAGCTAAAATAAATATTCACTTTACAGGAGACGCTGTTTTAATTAATAATCAAAAACAAGCAAAATTTGGTAGAGAAAATATTGAAAATCTTAGATTAAAAAAAGTTAAATAGGAAGTTTTATGAAAAATAGTATATTAGAAGAATT
This genomic window from Mycoplasma mycoides subsp. capri contains:
- a CDS encoding nicotinate phosphoribosyltransferase yields the protein MQNKTKFKFDSRVKDGYFIADYFKKTVEILKNFKHDQIITMQFFQRNDNVVLCGISEVIDLLKFTSPNYDDLEIYALNDGDIINSKEPVLKITGKYQDFGWLEGMIDGILSRNTSIATNSKQIIDAASHKDVLNMLDRADNYLTLASDGYASYIGGFRLFVTQASLEYIDDKTVLQPSGTMPHALIQAFNGDTLKAADAFYKTYPNNNLVVLIDYDNDCVNMATKIGKHFKEKLYAVRLDTSENLVDKFFINNKDYINQTNLNGVSEQLVREVRKALDNVGCNHTKIIVSSSFSANKIKEFESKNVPVDIYGVGSALAKINIHFTGDAVLINNQKQAKFGRENIENLRLKKVK